A single region of the Sphingomonas sp. LY29 genome encodes:
- a CDS encoding DUF1206 domain-containing protein, with amino-acid sequence MERVRRIETWARLGYAARGLVYILLGWIALSTGKALSTGETVKAIEDLPLGSALLALVAVGLFGYGLYKIYAAIMDLDCKGDDAKGRARRAFSAIGGIGYWILSFIAVRALTSTGTTSGEDGQATGSTGTQQQAAEQVSQATGGDTLLVLIGIIVLGVAGAQAIVAYKAKFMDGMAGAPSIMKPAGQVGYAARALVIGIVGWSIVKAGMDHERMRGSGDALALLRNQSETLFQLVAVGLILFGFVSLLIARYRTIANDDLVARLKGKVAEHRH; translated from the coding sequence ATGGAACGAGTGCGGCGGATCGAAACGTGGGCGCGGCTGGGCTATGCGGCGCGGGGACTGGTGTACATCCTGCTCGGCTGGATCGCACTGTCGACCGGCAAGGCGCTGTCGACCGGAGAGACGGTAAAGGCGATCGAGGATCTGCCGCTGGGGTCGGCATTGCTCGCGCTCGTGGCGGTCGGCCTGTTCGGCTACGGCCTCTACAAGATTTACGCCGCGATCATGGACCTCGACTGCAAGGGCGACGACGCGAAGGGTCGTGCGCGCCGCGCGTTCAGTGCGATCGGCGGCATCGGTTACTGGATCCTCAGCTTCATCGCGGTGCGCGCGCTGACGAGCACCGGCACCACGAGCGGTGAGGACGGTCAGGCGACCGGTTCGACCGGGACGCAGCAGCAGGCGGCCGAGCAGGTGTCGCAGGCGACCGGCGGCGACACTCTGCTGGTGCTGATCGGCATCATCGTGCTGGGCGTTGCGGGGGCGCAGGCGATTGTCGCCTACAAGGCCAAGTTCATGGACGGGATGGCGGGCGCGCCGTCGATCATGAAGCCGGCGGGCCAGGTCGGCTATGCAGCGCGGGCGCTGGTGATCGGCATTGTTGGCTGGTCAATCGTCAAGGCGGGCATGGATCACGAGCGGATGCGCGGGTCGGGCGATGCGCTGGCGCTGCTCCGCAACCAGAGTGAGACCCTGTTCCAGCTGGTCGCGGTCGGGCTGATCCTGTTCGGCTTCGTCAGCCTGCTGATCGCGCGCTATCGCACCATCGCCAACGACGACCTCGTCGCACGGCTTAAGGGCAAGGTGGCCGAGCACCGCCACTGA
- the lepA gene encoding translation elongation factor 4: MTDLSKIRNFSIIAHIDHGKSTLADRLIQTTGGLTAREMTSQVLDNMEIEQERGITIKAQTVRLEWKGYQLNLMDTPGHVDFAYEVSRSLAACEGALLVVDAAQGVEAQTLANVYQSIEHDHEIVPVINKIDLPAAEPEKVRAEIEEVIGLDASNAVMTSAKSGIGIEEVLDAVIERIPAPTGDRDAPLKAMLVDSWYDPYLGVVILIRVIDGVIKKGQEIKFMAAGTRHLIDRVGCMRPKLEILPELGPGEIGIITAQIKEVAQTRVGDTITDAKRPAAEALPGFKEVQPVVFCGLFPVDAADFEKLRESISKLRLNDASFSFETESSAALGFGFRCGFLGLLHLEIIQERLTREYDLDLITTAPSVVYKMVLSHSKNEPAQTIELHNPADMPDVNRIESIEEPWIEATIYVPDEYLGPILKLCQDRRGIQKNLTYVGGRAQLTYELPLNEVVFDFYDRLKSMSKGYASFDYHQIGNREGDLVKMSILVNEEPVDALSMIVHRGTAETRGRGMVERLKELIPRHLFKIPIQAAIGGKVIARETISAMRKDVTAKCYGGDATRKRKLLEKQKKGKLKMREYGSVSIPQEAFIAALRMGDEN; encoded by the coding sequence ATGACTGACCTTTCCAAAATCCGCAATTTCTCGATCATCGCGCACATCGACCATGGCAAGTCGACGCTCGCCGATCGGCTGATCCAGACGACCGGCGGCCTGACCGCGCGCGAGATGACGAGCCAGGTGCTCGACAATATGGAGATCGAGCAGGAACGCGGGATCACCATCAAGGCGCAGACGGTGCGGCTGGAATGGAAGGGCTATCAGCTCAACCTGATGGACACGCCGGGCCACGTCGACTTCGCTTACGAAGTCAGCCGCAGCCTCGCCGCGTGCGAAGGCGCGCTGCTGGTCGTCGATGCGGCGCAGGGCGTCGAGGCGCAGACACTCGCGAACGTCTACCAGTCGATCGAACACGACCATGAGATCGTGCCCGTCATCAACAAGATCGACCTTCCCGCCGCCGAGCCCGAAAAGGTCCGCGCCGAGATCGAAGAAGTGATCGGGCTCGACGCGTCGAACGCGGTGATGACCTCGGCCAAGAGCGGGATCGGCATCGAGGAAGTGCTCGACGCGGTGATCGAGCGCATCCCCGCCCCCACGGGCGACCGCGACGCGCCGCTGAAAGCGATGCTGGTCGACAGCTGGTACGACCCCTACCTCGGCGTCGTCATCCTGATCCGCGTCATCGACGGCGTCATCAAGAAGGGCCAGGAAATCAAGTTCATGGCCGCGGGCACGCGCCACCTGATCGACCGCGTCGGCTGCATGCGCCCGAAGCTGGAAATCCTGCCCGAGCTCGGTCCCGGCGAGATCGGGATCATCACCGCGCAGATCAAGGAAGTCGCACAGACCCGCGTCGGCGACACCATCACCGATGCCAAGCGGCCCGCCGCCGAAGCACTGCCGGGCTTCAAGGAAGTTCAGCCGGTCGTGTTCTGCGGCCTCTTCCCGGTCGACGCGGCCGACTTCGAAAAACTGCGCGAAAGCATCAGCAAGCTGCGCCTCAACGACGCCAGCTTCAGCTTCGAGACCGAAAGCAGCGCGGCGCTCGGCTTCGGCTTCCGCTGCGGTTTCCTCGGCCTGCTCCACCTGGAGATCATCCAGGAGCGGCTGACTCGCGAATACGACCTAGACCTCATCACCACCGCGCCGAGCGTGGTGTACAAGATGGTGCTCAGCCATTCGAAGAACGAGCCGGCGCAGACGATCGAGCTTCACAATCCCGCCGACATGCCCGACGTCAACCGGATCGAGAGCATCGAGGAGCCATGGATCGAAGCGACGATCTACGTCCCCGACGAATATCTCGGCCCGATCCTGAAGCTGTGCCAGGACCGCCGTGGCATCCAGAAGAATCTCACCTACGTCGGCGGCCGCGCGCAGCTCACCTACGAATTGCCGCTCAACGAAGTGGTGTTCGACTTCTACGACCGGCTGAAGTCGATGTCGAAGGGGTATGCCAGCTTCGACTATCACCAGATCGGCAACCGCGAGGGCGACCTCGTCAAGATGAGCATCCTCGTCAACGAGGAGCCGGTCGACGCGCTCAGCATGATCGTCCACCGCGGCACCGCCGAAACGCGCGGCCGCGGCATGGTCGAACGCCTCAAGGAACTGATCCCCAGGCACTTGTTCAAGATCCCGATCCAGGCCGCGATCGGCGGTAAGGTCATCGCCCGCGAAACGATCAGCGCGATGCGCAAGGACGTCACCGCCAAATGCTACGGCGGCGACGCGACCCGCAAGCGCAAGCTGCTCGAGAAGCAGAAGAAGGGTAAGCTCAAGATGCGCGAATACGGCAGCGTGAGCATCCCGCAGGAAGCCTTCATCGCCGCCCTACGCATGGGCGACGAGAACTAA
- the yghU gene encoding glutathione-dependent disulfide-bond oxidoreductase, producing the protein MTDYTPPAVWKWEKPSGGKFASINRPVSGATQDAELPRGDHPLQLYSLGTPNGIKVTILLEELLAAGHAGAEYDAWLIDIGEGAQFGSGFVALNPNSKIPALLDLSDPAKPQRVFESGAILLYLAEKFGAFLPTDPAARTAAMSWLMWQMGSAPFLGGGFGHFYAYAPVKIEYAIDRYAMEAKRQYDVLDKHLADNRFMAGDDYSIADMAIWPWYGGVAEGAAYDGAAKFLGLAEYRHFNRWREEVAARPAVQRGRRVNRKTDDKNPGFVAERHAAADLD; encoded by the coding sequence ATGACCGATTACACCCCGCCCGCCGTCTGGAAGTGGGAAAAGCCCAGCGGCGGCAAGTTCGCTAGCATCAACCGCCCCGTGTCGGGCGCGACCCAGGACGCCGAGCTTCCGCGCGGCGATCACCCGCTCCAGCTCTACAGCCTCGGCACTCCCAACGGGATCAAGGTCACGATCCTGCTCGAGGAGCTGCTCGCCGCGGGCCATGCCGGCGCCGAGTATGACGCCTGGCTGATCGACATTGGCGAGGGCGCGCAGTTCGGATCGGGCTTCGTCGCGCTCAATCCCAATTCGAAGATCCCCGCGCTGCTCGACCTCAGCGATCCCGCCAAGCCGCAGCGCGTGTTCGAAAGCGGCGCGATCCTGCTCTATCTCGCCGAGAAGTTCGGCGCCTTCCTGCCGACCGACCCCGCCGCGCGCACCGCGGCAATGAGCTGGCTGATGTGGCAGATGGGCAGTGCGCCCTTCCTCGGCGGCGGCTTCGGCCACTTCTACGCCTATGCGCCGGTCAAGATCGAATATGCCATCGACCGCTACGCGATGGAGGCGAAGCGCCAGTATGACGTGCTCGACAAGCATTTGGCCGACAACCGCTTCATGGCGGGCGACGACTATAGCATCGCCGACATGGCGATCTGGCCGTGGTACGGCGGCGTCGCCGAAGGCGCGGCCTATGACGGCGCCGCCAAATTCCTGGGGCTCGCCGAGTATCGCCACTTCAATCGCTGGCGCGAGGAAGTCGCCGCCCGGCCCGCCGTCCAGCGAGGCCGCCGCGTCAACCGCAAGACCGACGACAAGAACCCGGGCTTCGTCGCCGAGCGGCACGCGGCAGCGGACCTGGACTAG
- the crcB gene encoding fluoride efflux transporter CrcB — MNWLLVFLGGGLGSVTRFAVGRAALSLLGPAFPWGTLAVNVVGSFAIGLAVGLFDLAQTAQPARLFLITGFLGGFTTFSAFSLDALTLWQRGEPGLAALYVGASVLVSLAAIAAGLALAR, encoded by the coding sequence ATGAACTGGCTGCTCGTCTTTCTTGGCGGCGGCCTCGGCTCGGTCACCCGCTTCGCCGTCGGCCGCGCGGCGCTCAGCCTGCTCGGTCCGGCGTTCCCGTGGGGCACGCTGGCGGTCAATGTCGTCGGCAGCTTCGCCATCGGGCTCGCGGTCGGCCTATTCGACCTCGCCCAGACCGCGCAGCCCGCACGACTATTCCTGATCACCGGCTTCCTCGGCGGCTTCACCACCTTTTCCGCCTTCAGCCTCGACGCGCTTACGCTGTGGCAACGTGGGGAGCCCGGCCTCGCCGCGCTATACGTCGGCGCGAGCGTGCTCGTCAGCCTCGCGGCCATCGCTGCCGGCCTTGCCTTGGCGCGCTGA
- a CDS encoding DUF808 domain-containing protein produces MPSGLIALLDDVSMIAKLAAASVDDIGAATLKAGTKSAGVVIDDTAVTPRYVTGLSPDRELPIIWKIAKGSLKNKLLFLLPAAIGLAAFAPFLITPILMIGGAYLAFEATEKILEAISGDHHAEADLMAADTPEELEKRQVAGAVRTDFILSAEIMAIALNELEGMSIGMQAAALALVGLAITVAVYGVVGLIVKLDDIGIHMTERDNNAAQSFGRGLVHVVPKLLKALSVIGTAAMLWVGGGILLHGLEELGAPAIPHLVHDTAHSIAVALGGGGFGAVVEWIANAIGASIAGAIVGGAIVLALKPFHKKPAASDAVEAH; encoded by the coding sequence ATGCCATCCGGACTGATCGCGCTGCTCGACGACGTGTCGATGATCGCCAAGCTTGCCGCTGCGTCGGTCGATGACATCGGCGCCGCGACGCTGAAGGCGGGGACCAAGTCGGCGGGCGTGGTGATCGACGATACCGCAGTCACCCCGCGCTACGTCACCGGCCTGTCGCCCGACCGCGAACTGCCGATCATCTGGAAGATCGCCAAGGGCAGCCTGAAGAACAAGCTGCTGTTCCTGCTTCCCGCCGCGATCGGACTGGCCGCCTTCGCGCCGTTCCTGATCACCCCGATCCTGATGATCGGCGGCGCCTACCTCGCCTTCGAAGCGACCGAAAAGATCCTGGAGGCGATCAGCGGCGACCACCATGCCGAGGCCGACTTGATGGCCGCCGACACGCCCGAGGAACTGGAGAAGAGGCAGGTCGCGGGCGCGGTTCGCACCGACTTCATTCTTTCGGCCGAGATCATGGCGATCGCGCTCAACGAGCTGGAAGGCATGAGCATCGGCATGCAGGCCGCGGCGCTTGCGCTGGTCGGGCTGGCGATCACCGTCGCCGTGTACGGCGTGGTCGGGCTGATCGTGAAGCTCGACGACATCGGCATCCACATGACCGAGCGCGACAACAATGCGGCGCAGTCGTTCGGCCGGGGCCTCGTCCATGTCGTGCCCAAGCTGCTGAAAGCGCTGTCGGTGATCGGCACCGCGGCGATGCTGTGGGTCGGCGGCGGGATCCTGCTCCACGGTCTGGAAGAGCTCGGCGCGCCCGCGATCCCGCACCTCGTGCACGACACCGCGCATTCGATTGCGGTCGCGCTTGGTGGCGGCGGATTCGGTGCAGTGGTCGAATGGATCGCCAACGCGATCGGCGCGTCGATTGCCGGCGCCATCGTCGGCGGCGCGATCGTGCTAGCGCTCAAGCCCTTCCACAAGAAGCCCGCTGCCAGCGACGCGGTCGAGGCGCACTAA
- a CDS encoding N-acyl homoserine lactonase family protein — MKIAAASILLLLASASTASQDLPRKAAGPELWRLDCGSIDVDLATFSDTGLYAGQKRTLSASCYLIRNGDRFLLWDTGLDGALAGRPKDKDGSFLRQRLVPQLARIGVEPGDISFVGISHYHYDHTGQLPDFPKATLLIGKKDLEVVRSRDQLKPQFLPWLEQGSKVTEVTGDQDVFGDGRVTMLSMPGHTPGHSALLVRLASGPVLLSGDQYHFQEQVANRGVPTFNADRADTLASHDRFDRLAKNVGARVIIQHEPRDISKLPAFPKSAK; from the coding sequence ATGAAGATCGCAGCCGCATCCATCCTCCTGTTGCTGGCATCCGCAAGTACAGCGTCGCAGGATCTTCCCAGGAAGGCCGCCGGGCCCGAGTTGTGGCGGCTGGATTGCGGGTCGATCGACGTCGACCTCGCCACCTTCTCGGACACCGGCCTTTATGCTGGTCAGAAGCGGACGCTTTCTGCCAGCTGCTACCTGATCAGGAATGGCGACCGGTTCCTGCTTTGGGATACCGGACTCGATGGCGCGTTGGCGGGCAGACCGAAGGACAAAGACGGCAGCTTCCTGAGGCAGCGGCTGGTTCCGCAGCTCGCCCGGATTGGCGTGGAGCCGGGCGACATCAGCTTCGTCGGGATCAGCCATTACCATTACGATCATACCGGTCAGCTCCCCGACTTTCCCAAGGCGACGCTGCTGATTGGCAAGAAGGATTTGGAGGTCGTCCGGTCGAGGGATCAGCTCAAGCCGCAGTTTCTTCCCTGGCTCGAGCAGGGCTCAAAGGTCACGGAAGTGACCGGCGACCAGGACGTTTTCGGTGACGGGCGGGTGACGATGCTGTCGATGCCCGGGCATACGCCGGGGCATTCGGCACTGCTGGTGCGCCTCGCGTCCGGGCCGGTGCTGCTGTCCGGCGACCAATATCATTTCCAGGAGCAGGTGGCGAACCGGGGGGTGCCGACCTTCAATGCGGATCGGGCGGATACCCTCGCCTCCCACGACCGCTTCGACCGGCTGGCCAAGAACGTCGGCGCGCGCGTGATCATCCAGCACGAGCCTCGGGATATTTCGAAGTTGCCGGCCTTCCCCAAGTCCGCGAAGTGA
- a CDS encoding SRPBCC family protein encodes MAGAKSGSGNDLTTGQRVAIGAGAAAAVAGAALLFTRKSGGPSDDKRISDAPSWTLRDTPTGDKGALIGRSVTINLPRREVYDRWRDFTRFPDFMDNVRSVEKLGDRRSRWTIEAPAGKTVELVTEIIHDVPGERIAWKSVEGSEIITAGQAMFSDAPPGRGTVVQLVMTYAPPAGAIGKLVAKLFQREPAIQARRDLRRFKQLLETGEVTVNASPSARKSESPTEARI; translated from the coding sequence ATGGCGGGAGCCAAATCCGGGTCTGGAAACGACCTGACCACTGGCCAGCGCGTCGCGATCGGCGCGGGCGCGGCGGCGGCCGTCGCGGGTGCGGCGCTGCTGTTCACCAGGAAATCGGGCGGACCGTCCGACGACAAGCGCATCAGCGACGCCCCGTCGTGGACGCTTCGCGACACGCCCACGGGCGACAAGGGCGCGCTGATCGGGCGAAGCGTCACGATCAACCTGCCGCGCCGCGAAGTCTACGACCGCTGGCGCGACTTCACCCGCTTTCCCGATTTCATGGACAATGTCCGATCGGTCGAGAAGCTGGGCGACCGTCGATCGCGCTGGACGATCGAGGCGCCGGCGGGAAAGACCGTCGAACTGGTCACCGAGATTATTCACGACGTTCCCGGCGAGCGGATCGCGTGGAAGAGCGTCGAGGGCAGCGAGATCATCACCGCGGGCCAGGCGATGTTCAGCGACGCCCCTCCTGGCCGCGGTACCGTCGTCCAGCTGGTGATGACCTACGCCCCGCCTGCGGGCGCGATCGGCAAGCTGGTCGCCAAGCTGTTCCAGCGCGAACCAGCGATCCAGGCGCGCCGCGACCTTCGCCGCTTCAAGCAATTGCTCGAAACCGGCGAAGTCACGGTCAACGCCAGCCCGTCGGCGCGCAAATCCGAATCCCCCACCGAAGCCCGAATTTAG
- a CDS encoding zinc-dependent alcohol dehydrogenase → MRAVTWHGRHDVRVDSVPDPEIVNPRDCIIKITSTAICGSDLHLYDGYIPGMRAGDILGHENMGEVVEVGAKSTLKKGQRVVIPFTISCGSCFFCSKQQFSACDNSNPAETADPSEIAYGHSMGGAFGYAHLTGGYAGGQAEYLRVPYSDVGPIVIPDGLEDDKVLFLSDILPTGWQAAVNCDIEPGDTVAVWGCGPVGLFAIQSAFVLGAHRVIAIDHFPRRLQLAKSMGAEILNYEEVDVRDALNEMTGGIGPDACIDAVGMESHGMSVDNIADTIKAHTYLGTDRPHALRQVILACRKGGRVSIPGVYGGMADKFPIGALMEKGLTVKSGQTHVQKFGRKLLEMIGEGKLDTTFLISHRSSLEDAPDMYRHWHDEQNDYTKIVLKPDMAKGDIKTTKELADVDA, encoded by the coding sequence ATGCGCGCAGTAACCTGGCATGGTCGCCACGACGTCCGCGTCGACAGCGTTCCCGACCCCGAAATCGTCAATCCCCGCGATTGCATCATCAAGATCACCTCGACCGCGATCTGCGGGTCCGACCTTCACCTCTACGACGGCTACATCCCCGGCATGCGCGCCGGCGACATCCTGGGCCATGAGAATATGGGCGAAGTGGTCGAGGTCGGCGCTAAGTCCACGCTGAAAAAGGGCCAGCGCGTGGTGATCCCCTTCACCATTTCGTGCGGGTCGTGCTTCTTCTGCTCGAAGCAGCAATTTTCCGCCTGCGACAACAGCAACCCCGCCGAGACCGCCGACCCGTCCGAAATCGCTTACGGCCATTCGATGGGCGGTGCGTTCGGCTACGCCCACCTAACCGGCGGCTATGCCGGCGGACAGGCCGAATATCTGCGCGTGCCCTACAGCGACGTCGGGCCGATCGTCATCCCCGACGGGCTGGAGGACGACAAGGTCCTGTTCCTGTCCGACATCCTGCCGACCGGCTGGCAGGCCGCGGTCAATTGCGACATCGAACCCGGCGACACCGTCGCCGTGTGGGGCTGCGGCCCGGTCGGCCTGTTCGCGATCCAGTCGGCCTTCGTGCTCGGCGCGCACCGCGTCATCGCGATCGACCATTTCCCGCGCCGGCTTCAGCTCGCCAAGTCGATGGGCGCCGAGATCCTCAATTACGAGGAAGTCGACGTCCGCGACGCGCTCAACGAGATGACCGGCGGGATCGGTCCCGACGCGTGCATCGACGCGGTCGGCATGGAAAGCCACGGCATGTCGGTCGACAACATCGCCGACACGATCAAGGCGCACACCTACCTCGGCACCGACCGCCCCCACGCGCTACGCCAGGTCATTCTGGCCTGCCGCAAGGGCGGGCGGGTCTCGATTCCCGGCGTCTATGGCGGGATGGCCGACAAATTCCCGATCGGCGCGCTCATGGAAAAGGGGCTGACCGTGAAATCGGGCCAGACCCACGTCCAGAAATTCGGCCGCAAGCTGCTGGAGATGATTGGCGAGGGGAAGCTCGACACCACCTTCCTCATTTCGCATCGGTCGAGCCTCGAGGATGCGCCCGACATGTATCGTCACTGGCACGACGAACAGAACGACTACACCAAGATCGTCCTCAAGCCCGACATGGCCAAGGGCGATATCAAGACCACGAAGGAACTTGCCGATGTCGACGCGTAA